A stretch of the Apteryx mantelli isolate bAptMan1 chromosome 41, bAptMan1.hap1, whole genome shotgun sequence genome encodes the following:
- the RENBP gene encoding N-acylglucosamine 2-epimerase: MGLQAAPQPAPWGCRARSMGLGLGGPEGPLSGAEGSVGRPTADPPPPPRPMASLSAWRERVAAELDAAIAFWERHSHDPQHGGFFSCLSRDGSVYDETKYVWLQGRQVWVYSRLYRKVPRFRRPEILEAARAGGEFLLRCARLEPGSPRAAFALSRDGRPARVQRTVFSEVFCALGLDELGRAASEPCYRVSRTPGPPPYLGRGWGCGGRGHPLFWGQIPGRSASPGPAAPRWGAPAVPDARVLAVAGCRTPGPPPRQAAAREWMAAVARWAREAPQELGRPQLAGAPPHEALAVPMMVLGLAEQLRDGDGGDDDEGLDELAAWGAQRLLAHLQRGDSVVLENVSPDGKELPGSMGRLMNPGHAIEAGWFLLRFAQRRGDEALAARAIAAFIEGPLRRGWDPQHGGLFAFLDADGHCPTQLEWSMKLWWPHAEAMVALLAAYAHDRRPERLEAFQRVADYTFSKFRDPEHGEWFGYLSREGNVALTIKGGPFKGCFHVARALHMCEEMLEELLREG; this comes from the exons ATGGGTCTGCAGGCCGCCCCCCAGCCTGCTCCATGgggctgcagagccaggtctATGGGGCTGGGGTTGGGGGGACCTGAGGGCCCACTCAGTGGGGCTGAGGGCTCCGTGGGGCGCCCCACAGCGGATCCCCCCCCACCTCCGAGGCCGATGGCGTCGCTGAGCGCCTGGCGCGAGCGGGTGGCAGCGGAGCTGGACGCGGCCATCGCCTTCTGGGAGCGACACTCGCACGACCCCCAGCACGG CGGCTTCTTCTCGTGCCTGAGCCGCGACGGCTCCGTCTACGACGAGACCAAGTACGTGTGGCTGCAGGGCCGGCAG GTGTGGGTCTACTCCCGGCTTTACCGGAAAGTGCCCCGTTTTCGGCGCCCCGAAATCCTGGAGGCGGCACGGGCAG GAGGGGAGTTCCTGCTGCGCTGCGCCCGGCTGGAGCCCGGCTCTCCCCGCGCCGCCTTCGCCCTCAGCCGCGACGGGCGCCCGGCGCGGGTGCAACGCACCGTCTTCAGCGAGGTCTTCTGCGCCCTGGGCCTCGACGAGCTGGGCCGGGCCGCCAGCGAGCCCTGCTACCGggtgagccggacgcctgggccccccccctaccttggaagggggtgggggtgcggggggagggggcacccCCTTTTTTGGGGGCAGATCCCGGGACGTTCGGCgtcgcccggcccggccgctcctCGGTGGGGAGCCCCGGCGGTGCCGGACGCCCGGGTCCTCGCCGTGGCGGgatgccggacgcctgggccccccccccggcaggcggcggcgcgggagtgGATGGCGGCGGTGGCCCGCTGGGCCCGCGAGGCCCCCCAGGAGCTGGGGCGGCCCCAGCTGGCGGGGGCCCCCCCCCACGAGGCGCTGGCGGTGCCCATGATGGTGCTGGGCCTGGCCGAGCAGCTCCGCGACGGCGACGGCGGCGACGACGACGAGGGCCTGGACGAGCTGGCGGCCTGGGGCGCCCAGCGGCTCCTCGCCCACCTCCAG CGGGGCGACTCCGTCGTGCTGGAAAACGTCTCCCCGGACGGGAAGGAGCTGCCGGGGAGCATGGGGCGGCTGATGAACCCCG gtcaCGCCATCGAGGCGGGCTGGTTCCTGCTGCGCTTCGCCCAGCGCCGGGGCGACGAGGCGCTGGCAGCCCGCGCCATCGCCGCCTTCATCGAGGGGCCCCTGCGGCGCGGCTGGGACCCCCAGCACGGGGGGCTCTTCGCCTTCCTCGACGCCGACGGGCACTGCCCCACGCAG CTCGAGTGGAGCATGAAGCTGTGGTGGCCCCACGCCGAGGCCATGGTGGCCCTCCTGGCTGCCTACGCCCACGACCGGCGGCCCGAGCGCCTCGAGGCCTTCCAGCGCGTCGCCGACTACACCTTCAGCAag ttCCGCGACCCCGAGCACGGCGAGTGGTTCGGGTACCTCTCGCGGGAGGGGAACGTGGCGCTCACCATCAAGGGGGGCCCTTTCAAAG GCTGCTTCCACGTGGCGCGGGCGCTGCACATGTGCGAGGAGATGCTGGAGGAGCTCCTGCGCGAGGGGTGA